From the Harpia harpyja isolate bHarHar1 chromosome 22, bHarHar1 primary haplotype, whole genome shotgun sequence genome, the window CCAGAGACATTCAGCACTCCCATGACAGATTGTACTTCACGTAACGTCGTATGATGGGGTTATGCCAGTATATAATGCTAAATTACAGGGTGTAAACCTGCAGGCGGGGAGAAGATTGCAGTGCTAGATAGCTGCTCTGTGGGTTTCAGAAGTCGGATACCAGCCATGCCACTGTGCAGGGAAATCTTGAGTTCCCAGGCAGCCTAATGCAAGCTGGAGTTTGAGGCTGACAGAGGGCTGAAGTCTCCCTGCCCTCACCATCACACTAAGTACACTTCATACCGCCTGCATGTCACTGTGATATGTAAAAGCTCCTATACAACTGTGCTGttccaaatgaaataaaataaaatgtctcaGTATGAGATACAAAGAAGAATAGGTATTATATAATGGAGAGACTTCATTCTTTCTTAATCTTGTCCAAAGTCTTAGATTCATTTCCCCAAACAAACAGCACTAGGATAAACATTTAATACTATAATACCTATGAAACCAAGAAACAAGAAAGTATGTTTGATAAAAGTACTCTACCAGTTATACTTACTAAGAttgtttattactgtattttttaggGATGGATGCTATAAACAATTACCGTGTTATTTTTTGGAACGGCGGCTCAGGAGGGCTTCCTCCAAATGAAACCACTTTTGCCAAAATACTGCAGCAGCAAGGCTACAGCACGGGACTGATAGGTATGGGGACACTCCTGAAGATGGCCTAGAATGTGTTTCACCTGCTCGGCTCACTCAAACCATTTGTTTTAGTTAGCAACTGCTTATACCTCAggtgtaatatttttatttcctgatttaAGAACATCTTGTAAGAAGAAATCCTGACCAAAAAGAATCTCTCTTAAAAGAACAGGCAACTGATAAAGACAACAATACTGTTGATCTGCTTTCAAGCACAGCTGTGGTTGTTAAAATACATAATGGAAAATATGTTACTATTTCTTGAATACTATTCTACCAGGTATATGATAATTATTCCAATAGTatttcataaaatacaaaaacatgAATGCTGTTTAAACATGCATGATGATGCTATACACAGCTCAGAGCAGATTCACAACAAAAGGGAACAGATGCTACTTAAAACAATAGAGCCAGTTCATAATATCACAGGATTTggccttttaaaaacagaaacaaagcaattattttttctttaattatagcATGCCACTATAGTTCACCAAGATTTCAGTACAGCCCATAAAACATCGCCTCCTTCAGCATTAATATGAATTCCattttactttatattttataggacttttttttttttaatacagttgtAACTTTTGGTCATGATCCAgtttcaaataattatttatctTAGATATGTCACATAGTTCCACAGACTGATAAAACACAAACGTTCCGGAACTGATTTTTCAGCTATTTGCCCTACCTCACCTGAGCATCTAAATGCCAATATCCAAAGTCTGTTTGACACGTAAAAATACTGGCTGCACAAATAAACTGAATTTACTAAGAAAAGTGTCTGCAGGAATGGATTTGTATTTATCCAGCAGAATAAATCTAAACCATAAAGGACAATACTAAACGAAGCCCTCCAAGCATTTTAAGTTTTATATTACTGAACCTTCTTCTCCTGTTAGTTCTGTAGCAATATTATTTTAGTTGTTTTAATCAGCTCATAAAAAAGCCCATATCTATTAGCCACGTGCTTCGGCTTGGTTTCAGTATGTAATCACTAACAAAACAATCAGATTTGTCTCCATTTTGCCAAAGGGAGGCTGTGCTGCATACCTCCCAGAAGCAGCTAGGAAAATAGGCTGGCATTTTCCCTGTGGGCATCCCAGCTAAAATCACCCTATAGACACCAAGAGCATCACTTAGTTTAACCGGATTGACAGATTCTGATTAATTACACTGTAGGGAATGATGGAAACCACTGGTGATAAGTGccacaaaaaaacctgtaagaacAACTTTACATTCAAGTCATGAAGGAAGAAATGTTATACAACATCTACCCACATCACCACAGCTGATTGAGCACTAAAGAGTCTCACCTGAATGGTTTGTGATTGTTTTGCTCTGAGCACAACCCATTTAATTGCAAAGTTAAATCCTATTAATAACCTGCAGCTTGATGTGATAACGAGACTTCATTGGGAAGCCCTTTGCAGATTCTTTGTAGTCAGAAAGCCAATGTTGTCTAACATATGCCCTCAAAGATTAATTTATCTTAATTATACACTTAGTTTGTCTTCTGGAGATTTGAGTCTTTTGTAGCATGTCAGAAGCCTTTATCGACCTCAGCTGGAGATTTAGGTGTTGGAGTGTATCTGAAGTCCAAAGATACTTTTGCTGCACCTGTATTTATGACCAATGCATCTATGTATTGATTACAAACCCATTTCATTCTATAGCTGGGTCTAAATATGTCAAGAGGTAAACTGAGTAGAGATTTTAGCTGAAAGCAATTCATCCACCTAGAACAGAACTTTCactctttctttatatttatgtccaaaaagcagcatttttttttcctctgaagcaaTTTTTTCTGCTCCTATTGTAATGTACAGCAATTCTATTGAAACCTGCTCAGGGTTGGCTGCCAGTATATGTATTGGTAACATAGTGAACCACTTGTTTAGGGTAATACCCTTCTGTAAGTACACAGTTCCTTACTCCACAATAAGAATTAGTTGCAAATTAGTTTTCAAGTAAAATTCTAAAAGTTCATTTTGATCTATATGTCTAGTATCCAAGGCGTGCATTACATCAGAGATCATAAAATGCAATTAAACTGCATCTCTGTGATGAGAGGTAGATTTTGGTTGCTTGAGTGAGATACTCACAAGCCTCAGTGTTTAAGCCAAATCAGCCAACTTTTTATGTCTCTGTGTAAGTGCCTAACCAGTCTGTTTGAATAGTCTGGAAGGGAAGCAAATGCATAGTTTGATGTGCCATTCATCATAATAGGGGACATATGTTCATAATGAAGAACAAATTGCATTGCAAAAGGTCAGGAGATGTTCCTTTTGATactgaagaatttaaaagaagaagGGTTTGACTTATTAAATTcgatgaaatacaaataaatggcAAAAATACTTATAAAACAAGGCATTTTATTCTCATTCAGTACACAGAGATACTATTACCAGCAAAGTTATTTACATATGTACAGCTTCATGAGAAATCCTGATCTCCTGAGCTCAAGTTCTTCTGGATCTGGTGGTTTGTCTGCCAAACCCACTGTTGAGCTGCGAGTTACTTGACTACACTATCCATAGCTTCCCTTATCTATCTGGCACCAACGCGTCGCTGAGCGTTGCCATAGTCCTGACATCAGGCTGTTCAAAACTTTCCAGAAACAAATCTGCATAGCACCTTGAAGGTAAAGAGACAACAGGACAACAGAACAATGGTATTTTGCCCTGAGCTTACAAAAGGACTTTTTCCTCCTATTTCATACTTGACAGGTCTGCAGGAAGGCCATACATTTTTGCTTGGTTCtgaaaatttgaatttttcttcatttctagtTCCCTTTATAGTCCAGTTTTTTACATTTGATCAAAGCTACAGGACGTGAATATGTATACAGAGTACCAATAACTCTGTTGGAAATTTATAATTTGAGGAGGTTTGCTTTCATCAATCATAAGATATATCCCATTATATCAGTACATAGTTGGTATATATGTGTAGGATGAAGAAGTTATCACAAGTAGGAAAAAACCAACTGttttttgagaaatgttttgtATGAGGAAAAGtccatttttaaatattatctctTTACATTCTAATAATCCGTATTTTCAGGGAAGTGGCATCAAGGTGTTAACTGTGAATCCCGCAATGACCATTGTCATCATCCTTTAAACCATGGGTTTGACTATTTTTATGGGATGCCTTTTACACTAATAAGTGACTGCCAACCAAATGAAACACCAGAGATGGACAGAGCCTTTAGAAGGAAACTCTGGCTTTCCACTCAGATGATTGGCCTCGTTACGCTCACCGCTGCCCTGGGAAGACTGACCGGCTTGATTTCAGTCCGCTGGAAAATGCTGATCTGCCTTGCTGGGTTTAGTCTCCTGTTCTTCATATCCTGGTTCTCAAGTTACGGGTTTGTACGATACTGGAACTGCATTATGATGAGAAACCATGAAGTTACTGAGCAGCCAATGGTGACAGACAGGATTACATCCCTTATCTTGAGAGAGTCCATTTCCTTTATTGAAAGGTAAAGTGTGTTTCCTTTGATCACAATTTTTCTGGTTCTTGCATGTCTTGCAACTTTTAAACTTTCCCATGtgaagtttttattattttttatagtaTTATATAGGATTATAAGTACTACTATGtctattaattattaataacattaataatGTTATCATATTATTAAACCAAAAATTAGCTGCTGCTTAAGCATGTCTGTTATTCCTGGCTTCACTAAAGCTGATAATGTTTCAAATTTCCATGCATTGGATTGAATATTTCTAGGCTATTTTgaggaaatacatatttcaatCAATGAGATCAACATTGTAGCTTTAAGGGATAGCAGCTGATGGCAGAAATGTGTGTGTGGGCTGGGGAAGCAGAAGTAGAGCTGTGAGGACAGCCTTATCTATGGACTGACACATGGGCAACAGCTGGCAGGAGATGAACCTACTGCCTTCGTTTCAGTAGCACTGCGGTGGTTTGCAACAGCACAAAGTGGAGCTTCAATCTGGAACTCTTCTATGTAAGATTCAGGAAATAACGACGGTCATTTTATAGACACCAGGCATTATTTTGTCAGACAGATCCTAATCACTGGGTTTTAACACCTTACAAAGTAAGATGTTTCTGAAGTGATTGTtgaaatatgtgtatatacaaaTCATACCATTTTCCATTATGACTGACCTCTGTATGTATTGAGAACCTTCCTCCCTAACAACAAAGTGTTGATTTCTATTTTTTAGAAATAAGCACAAGccattcctcctctttctttcttttttgcattcCCACACCCCCCTTGTCACCACAGAGAAGTTTCTTGGGAGGAGCCGTCATGGTTTATATGGAGACAATGTAGAGGAGATGGACTGGATGGTGGGTAAGTCACCACAGCAAATTACAGTGTCTCCAACTACCTAATACCTAGGTctgaatatataataaaaattcagttgttattaaaagaataagagtattaaaaacaagaagaaaaaagtcctaAGCTTTTAATGAACATCTGTCAATCTTGTATGAGCACTGTTGTCTTACAgtgttgcctttttattttctctagtcTTGGACCAAAGGAGTCTCTGTTCACTTGGTGGTTTTTATCTAGTGTTTACCAGTTTTAACCATGTCCTCTTGGCTTCTGCCAAGGACCTCTCTTGCTCTTCTTACTAAATAAAtgagaattatttcattttctgtgattattGAAGATCAGGTAATTTGAACCCCTTATGGTCATGTGGCCACATTTGCAAAAGGGATAAGAATCAGGTACACATACAGAAAGAACTGGTTTTCAAACCTACCTGTCAAACACTTACACACCACAAATATAATTAAGTAACAGAAACAGCTGAAGaacaacttttaaataaaaaagaactacGTTATTAATGCATATTATATCCAGCCAGTAATTTAATGCAAATACTAACTGTGGTCTAGAAAATATGAGATAAGTGTACAtgacattttttcctcatttctcacGATGGCCATCACTGATGCAGAATCTAACTTTTTAGGGGCTTTGGATCATACTTTCGTTCCATATTTTTACAGCACACAGCACTTCTGCACTTTAAAATACAGGCTTCTGGTCTGTGACTGTGGTTCTTGCACTCCTTTgttataatattaataataaagcaGTTACAGCACATCACAAATCTGTGCTTTTACAGGCAGTGAAATCACAACTACAAATCTTGATGCTAAAAAAACTCTTCTTTTAAACAATGAGCAGCACTACATAGATAAAAAATTACATGGATGAAAGTTCACAAGTCAGAGGGTAAAATTTATGTAGTGTAAgtgatatttttactttttaatacatacatattCCTGTGTTTACAGGCCAGGTTCTAGATGTTATTGACAAGGAAGGCTTGAAAAATACTACAGTAGTTTACTTTGCCTCTGATCATGGTGGATGGCTGGAAAGACAAGAAGGCAAAAGGCAGCTGGGTGGCTGGAACGGAATATACAGAGGTAAGAGCTGGCAGGGAAGGTGACAACCCAGCAACAACTAGTAAAGTACTCAGGATACCTCTAAAGTTTAGGTAAGATTGTACACTCAAGCAGTAACAGTGATTTATCATTGAGAAGAAAATATGTCTCATTCTAATCAGGCATTAAAAAATTTAGACAATTCTAGCATGTGCAGGTGTTCTTTATAAGCATGAATTCTCAAATTGGCATTTCCTCATGAGGCAACTGATCACAGGTAATTTTGATTAAGCATGTGTAACCTCGTTAAATATTAGTTGCATCTTGCATCTGAACCCTTGCCTTATCTACGACAGGTATGTTACAGGTTTgtgaaagagagaggagaacTAAGCTGGGAAATCACTTTATGCCTGAAAATTTTATTGACGCTGAGTTCTGATGGGACAATGTGTTTGTAATACAATAGAAGGGAGTAAGTGTGTAAGGTCACTCAAGGGGTCTGATATAGTGAACACACTTTCACTGCTGCTGAGGACAAGGAACTTAGCAGTAAAAACAAAAGGGTAAGGAAGGCTCATAAAGGTACCATTATCTTATGATAACACAATAACATTTGTCTacaatttctctttattttaaatgaaacttttttttaatgatttttttttttttttaacgaaagGTGGAAAAGCTATGGGAGGTTGGGAAGGAGGAATCCGTGTCCCAGGGATATTTAGATGGCCAGGAGTGTTACCTGCAGGCACAGTTATTGATGAACCTACAAGCCTTATGGACATTTATCCTACAGTAGTTCATCTGGCTGGAGGGGTACTACCCCAGGACAGGTACAAACACAAGTGTCTttattcctccttctctcccaaaACAATGGAAAATCTAGTTTGGAAACACATTTGCAGagtctgacattttctttttcactcctGCTCCTTTTCTAGACACATAAACGTTACCACAGCTCAGTCACCTCTTCTCTACATTTGAGATTCACCATTTACCTGCAATCTTCTACAAGCACCTTCCTCGTTCAGAGTTGCCAGCTCCAGCAAGATGTGTGCAGAAGGAATGCAGTCCTGCACAGCTTACCCCAGTCGATggtctctgttttttctgctaGGGTAATTGACGGCCGGGATCTGATGCCTTTACTGCGAGGAACAGTTGAGCACTCAGAGCACGAGTTCCTGTTTCATTACTGTGGCATTCACTTACACGCCGTGCGGTGGCACCAGAAGGACAGTGAGTACGGAACTTCTTTCCCAAGAATTAGGCTCAATCTACAGGAGGGCATATTTGTCTAACACATTTTTTCTGGGATTGCAGCTTTCCAAGTAGTTCCAAGTGTAAGGTGGTAAACAACTTACTAGCATTGCCTATATTGTATGGCACAAAGAGTTTGTTCAGGGCTTCAAGGCACGTGGCATGCCAGGCAGGCTACCGGAGCTCAGGATGGGTCTCACCCACCTCTCTATCTGAATGCAAAGCCTGGGGAGTCCATGCCCTCCTTGTCTCATGGAGAAGTCCTTGCCTCAGCCCTTTGTCTGTCCTTCTGCTACCTTACCATGGAAGCAAGCCATGGAAACCCcaaatttgtttttcatgtctTCATAAAAACCAAAGCGAGCGATAACTGATACTTGCTGAAAATTTTGgagaaatttcaaaatgtcagaaATCATTTTACATTATTGGTTTAATTCTGTgacacttttaattttaaatgaaattacaatACTATATGAACTCATAAGTGTAGAGCTGAAGTGCAACCAGAAATGAACTCTAGAAAAACATTCACTCTTCTAACGCCTTGTGGTAACCACCAGTGTCATTGCAagccttctttctttcctgccagGTGGAGCCATCTGGAAAGCTCATTACGTGACCCCCATCTTCCGTCCTCTTGGAGCTGGGGCTTGTTATGATAGAGGATTTTGCCCATGTTTTGGGGAAGGCGTGACCCATCATGACCCTCCATTGCTCTTTGATCTCTCGCGAGACCCTTCTGAAGCCAAACCTCTGTCGCCTGACACCGAGCCCCTCTTTGACACTGTAATAAGGAAGATGGGAAGAGCCATAGAAGAGCATCACAGGACACTGACTCCAGTCCCAGAGCAGCTCTCCGTGTACAATGTGGTGTGGAAGCCGTGGCTGCAGCCGTGCTGTGGGACGTTCCCATTCTGTTGGTGTGATAAGGAAGGTGATAACAAACTTGCCGACCTCTAAAGGAAAGAACCAAAGTTGCTTCCTCCAAAGTGTTTTTAGATCAAGAGTGTTTTCTTTGAGGGTATTGATTgatgggttggttggttgttttaaCGGAGACTTTATTTGAGAATTGTTCCAGTGAATGGCACGATATTTGGTAAAGGTGGCTTTAGGCTGGACACTCTCAGGGAGGGATCAAGACAGAAAGATCTGAAGAGCATGTTTTAACTTGCATCTGCTGACAACTGAATGAATAGTTCAAATGTAGTGAAGCAGGCCAAGATTAGAGCTGTACAAGTAATGATATAACTTATGTTTTGTTGTTTATGAATGTATACTTAGaagctttgctttggttttctgttctgaatttctAAGTGATTCCTGGACTGAGGTCTCCCTTCATTTTGTTATCCTTACTGGCAATGCATAAGATGCCCCTATAATAAATTTTTGTAGACTACTGCTTCCAAAAGAATTCGACAATAATTTTGCCCACAGTTCCTCACCGAATCTCCTTTAAAAGTagcttccttctttccttgtAGCTAGTCCCTCCAACAGCAGTGATGATGCCAGCTGGTTACCCTGTGGCTTCTGGATCAGGAGAAATTGCCTGGGTGAGGCATAAAGCTTGGAAACATGAAAAGGTGGGTAAAAGAGCTGTCTGCGCTTTCTGAGAAGGATGGGAGTCCTCTGATTGGAGTCAGCCTCTTTTGATGGAGAACACAAAAGGGaaaggatttttcctttccaaacctCCCATTGCACCCAGCTGCCTAAGCAGCACTGGCAAGGGCATAGCAGCATTGATGGTCACAGAAGTGCCAACTGATAACCAGTTTAGTCATTTGGGCACAGGTCTGCACAAGTTACCTTGTTGCCTGTATCTCAACCATAACTGGTTCCTGCTAACAAGTAGTAGATTCAGAAAAGACTCTTTGAAAGATGCCTAATActaattataaaaacaaacaaactctaATTTacggttaaaaaaagaaatgcagaattaaGCTATTTTTTGCTTCACAAGTTAAATTTTCATCTCACCAAACAGCTAGATTTACTTAGATCTAGCTCCTTTGCTGCTGTAAATTCAGTTCTTTCCTTCTTCGTGTTAAAATAGTTGTTCCTATTAAAGTAGCCTTGCAGGTAATTCTTTTATTTGTAGGGTACAGTATATATCTGTTCACATGGACATGTTTACACTGGTATATCTGAATATGTAGGCATCTGAGAACATAATTTGCCCATTCGATTTACTTCACatgttttttactatttttccaACTATCGTGCTAGGACCCATTTCTCTTGTTCATCTCCTTTGATAAACGTTTAGTTTATTTTGGTTTCATTTCCCTCCTTGTTTCCCACAATTCAGGCACCAGGAAATCTGCAGGTAAGCAAAGTCCTACAGcttaaaagcaaagttttattgTATGCCATGACCTCATGCATTTCAGACTGTTATAATTCACCCTGATGCTCCATCAGTGCTATTGATGAGAAAGGCACTCAGTCTTACTGTGAAAACTTCAAGAGATTAAGTGAATCCATCACTTCACATGTACTGGATTGTTGCTCGGTTTTCTCCATTGTTAAGAGTGTgttctttatttctcatttgaatgTATTCTATTTCACGGATTCTTTCTTGGCTAGATTTAAAGGTCTTTTCATATTCAATGTGCAGTATTTTCTTTACATGAAATTACTGTAATCAGACTggcatttttcaattttctcagTCATGTTCCAAGATCTCGCTTCCATTCTCAAGCCAGTTTAGTATCTGGGATTTTACATCCTCTCAAATTTTCAACACCTTTAAAAATATGTGGTTATAATACCTGTTCATATGATTGAACCAGTTTTTCTGGCACAGAAACACTTCATAGCACTGTAGGATATCCATTTGGAGATAGAGAGTAAAGGAAGACCTCTGAGCTAGAATTTGTCCTGGACACTGGTGTTTGCCCATGTAATCACAGTTATGAGGCCCTGCCGATACGCAAAGTGCCATGGGATCAGAAAATGTTCAGGGCTTGGTTAACACGGACATTACTCATGGAACGGTCATGGGCAATAGTAAAGGCTGCCTTGACAAAACCATattgtctttctttttattttgagtaGTCAGCAGGTTATGGTATCCTGCTTTCTTGTGCATCTGAAGCAGAAGAACAACCTTTTCTaattcatttaatttcctttttctttgggaATTCTAACCTTACTGTGTTAAGTGCTGTTAGGAGCATGGTAGTCTCCTCCAGCCGCCCCAGCCCAGGACCCTCCTGCCCGGCTGCTGGAGCCCAACCTGGTGCCCggggaccaggctgcccaggctgggggacacGGCTGCCACTTTCCCCCTTGCAGATTCAAACTGTCGTGAAGCTAAGCGTGTATCCCAgacacatggacacacacacatgcacaggaCACTGACGTGGCCAGTCACTGTCTCCATACATTGTGTTGACATGTATGGTGTAGTCTGAGAAACGTGGCATAGGGTTACAAGCAGTTTTGATactcaaaatggcattttttagaTAAAAACAAAGTAGTGCATCAAAATAGTCTCCTTGACAGTAAGTACAATGAACATCCATTTTCAcacaaatatttgccactgttaggAGTCCTTCGGGCTGTTTTCCAGTTGAACAAGGTGTATAAGGCAGGTATTTCTTTAGGGTAGTCTTATTCACTTACAAAGAACGTACCATCTCCTGTACATTCTATAAATACCATGGGAACTGGTTCCTCTTTTTGCTGTTCTTAACCTCTTCTTGTCATCAATTTGTTTGAAAGtcctttttttccaagtaatttttCACCTTCAGGCTAATCCCCTTTTCTGTTTACTGTATAGCCATTGTGGCAGTGAGAGTTGCAGTTTCTCACAGCTGGGCTACAAAAATGTCCCATATTttgtaaatactttaaaacattGGGTGAATATGAGATCtacaaaaaatgaaagcattgtGGCTTATAGGTGGTTTTCTGCTTCCCTTTCTCAGTTTTTCATATCACCAGCAGCATAAACAGACATGAGGAGAACTGAAAGAGGACTTTAAGTATCAGTTATAACTCTTCAGCctaattcctaaaaaaaaaaaaaaaaaaaaagtcaaagcataaaaataaagtattttcacaTTAAGTGTTACATGTCAAGCGTCGAGATTGAGTAAAAGTAGTTCTAAGAAGCTTGAAGGGAATTAGAAAAAGGCTGGAAGAGGTAGAGTTGTACTTTTCTCTTTGTGACAGCAGTTTGGAGTTAATAATCCAAGTGCTGTGCACTCTCTCTATTAAACGGAGAATGCCAGAGGAACAGTAGGGTTGTACCAGAGCACCATGTCAGGTTCTCAATCCCACCCCAGGTAAAATTTTGTGCAGAGGAATACTTGAGTT encodes:
- the LOC128135275 gene encoding arylsulfatase H-like; translation: MIWQLTSYWTSLVTPLIFSLLLQPPLTQLSITTQPNIVLLMADDLGIGDVGCYGNDTIRTPNIDQLAKEGVKLTQHIAAAPLCTPSRAAFLTGRYPIRSGMDAINNYRVIFWNGGSGGLPPNETTFAKILQQQGYSTGLIGKWHQGVNCESRNDHCHHPLNHGFDYFYGMPFTLISDCQPNETPEMDRAFRRKLWLSTQMIGLVTLTAALGRLTGLISVRWKMLICLAGFSLLFFISWFSSYGFVRYWNCIMMRNHEVTEQPMVTDRITSLILRESISFIERNKHKPFLLFLSFLHSHTPLVTTEKFLGRSRHGLYGDNVEEMDWMVGQVLDVIDKEGLKNTTVVYFASDHGGWLERQEGKRQLGGWNGIYRGGKAMGGWEGGIRVPGIFRWPGVLPAGTVIDEPTSLMDIYPTVVHLAGGVLPQDRVIDGRDLMPLLRGTVEHSEHEFLFHYCGIHLHAVRWHQKDSGAIWKAHYVTPIFRPLGAGACYDRGFCPCFGEGVTHHDPPLLFDLSRDPSEAKPLSPDTEPLFDTVIRKMGRAIEEHHRTLTPVPEQLSVYNVVWKPWLQPCCGTFPFCWCDKEGDNKLADL